One Manduca sexta isolate Smith_Timp_Sample1 chromosome 26, JHU_Msex_v1.0, whole genome shotgun sequence genomic region harbors:
- the LOC115441137 gene encoding myosin-9 isoform X3: MSSSNTSIMSIGEMIDTAFGDTDVNIVNHKLLQTILFLLARQLRVLERRVKLEMGTGLPISSSSSLSVTEVKLHAMQKKKTKGSRKEGKHAKSAHEPVSSSDKTSSERSKDKSSSTKSTTDRTTTETTTSTGKSSSDKTSTDKSSSAKSTDKSTTEKSSTLTSTDKSASDKDKTTKKSRAQSREVGERTPTPMASLDSVEAQYEKLLIVERVPTKDGQAKSGKRSSGTPRLSVVTQEQFAELAATVQELMAKFKPIGLPSFPENIELMQELRKNASLADAMAALQLAARLEAAEKTLNQMLLLVTELAKKTGIELTGSENDIETQLLLGIRGPTDKPLASPKSKKGAHPSQELIEIPVLPSPPPVVEPSPEILPSDKPSQLIDFVTYEELDSAMQELYDEIKKTITGITTRSTANADNAFKIATRMEQKLEASLNLGSRMDDLEILVSEYADQITALDTGLSSQMTNYQEQLTQMQHDLETGLENMAEQLANAGSDTTAVAELNGHFTNLQQDLDNSLISQKELKDNQQALSHDLEDLWKQIEKLRETKSDREEVTDALRDKAGIGALNGLVSLQQFDAVRGDFEKRIGAAYDKFNNQEILWQKAIDDLLRELNDKADLIQLVSLQNEITKYLDMLKSRMHAMFEIVGEPRAAAITRKLHRDAACLSCATPAWMDVEENRTVPALPAMQATRPPTIGAEASKPKEDGDHGLCYPGYPLPHPRHIKSHVCQRYCGGSHTLINNTISRSPPGMIISPLRQPSTGLGTDRKMNKIDESKTKIPCLPCNEHILATPEPSEAAQVPEHPETSSNMTPSDFRPMEDFRPPSMEQISVTPPPPLDEDF; encoded by the exons atGTCGAGTTCTAACACGAGTATTATGAGTATCGGAGAAATGATAGACACTGCATTTGGGGATACCGAT gtgaaCATTGTAAATCACAAGCTTTTACAAACTATATTATTCTTACTTGCAAGACAACTAAGAGTTTTAGAGAGACGAGTTAAACTAGAGATGGGTACGGGATTACCAATATCTTCTAGTTCTAGCCTCTCCGTCACTGAAGTCAAATTGCACGCTAtgcaaaaaaagaaaacaaaaggtTCGAGAAAGGAAGGCAAACATGCAAAAAGTGCTCACGAACCAGTGTCTTCATCCGATAAAACCTCGTCTGAGAGATCTAAAGATAAATCAAGTTCAACTAAATCAACGACTGATCGAACGACGACTGAAACTACTACTTCTACGGGCAAATCTAGCTCGGATAAAACTTCCACTGACAAGTCTAGTTCTGCTAAATCCACTGATAAATCAACCACGGAAAAATCGTCCACCCTAACTTCTACGGATAAGTCGGCTTCGGATAAGGATAAAACAACCAAAAAATCT agagCACAGTCACGTGAAGTAGGAGAACGGACACCGACTCCTATGGCGTCACTCGATTCAGTGG AAGCTCAATACGAAAAACTGCTCATAG TTGAGAGAGTCCCAACTAAAGACGGCCAGGCAAAATCCG GCAAACGTTCATCAGGGACTCCTAGGTTGTCCGTCGTTACACAAGAACAATTCGCGGAATTAGCAGCAACAGTTCAAGAACTAATGGCAAAATTCAAGCCAATCGGTTTACCAAGTTTTCCCGAAAACATTGAACTTATGCAAGAGCTACGAAAAAATGCGTCGCTTGCTGACGCTATGGCCGCTCTTCAACTTGCAGCTCGGCTAGAAGCGGCCGAAAAAACTCTCAATCAAATGTTATTGTTGGTCACGGAACTTGCAAAGAAAACGGGAATAGAATTGACTGGAAGCGAAAATGAC attgaAACCCAATTACTTTTGGGAATACGAGGGCCGACCGACAAGCCACTTGCATCTCCTAAATCAAAAAAAGGTGCACATCCATCGCAAGAGTTAATAGAGATTCCCGTATTGCCAAGTCCACCACCGGTTGTGGAACCTTCACCTGAGATATTGCCTTCAGATAAGCCTTCGCAACTGATTGATTTTGTTACCTACGAAGAATTAGA ttCAGCTATGCAAGAATTgtatgatgaaataaaaaaaacgatcaCAGGAATCACCACACGTAGTACTGCTAATGCAGATAACGCATTTAAAATAGCGACCAGAATGG aGCAAAAATTAGAAGCTTCCTTAAATCTTGGGAGCCGAATGGATGATTTAGAAATTTTGGTCTCAGAATATGCCGACCAAATAACAGCTTTAGACACCGGTCTATCGTCTCAG ATGACAAACTATCAAGAACAATTAACACAAATGCAACATGACCTAGAAACTGGATTGGAAAACATGGCAGAACAACTAGCCAATGCAGGCAGCGATACCACtg CTGTTGCAGAACTTAACGGACATTTCACCAATCTTCAACAAGATTTAGATAACTCATTAATTAGTCAAAAAGAATTAAAGGATAATCAACAGGCTTTATCTCATGATTTAGAA GATTTATGGAAGCAAATAGAAAAATTACGAGAAACAAAGTCAGATCGGGAAGAAGTGACTGACGCTCTTCGTGATAAAGCTGGAATTGGGGCCTTAAATGGATTAGTGTCTTTACAACAGTTTGACGCCGTCCGTGGAGATTTTGAGAAACGTATAGGAGCTGCTTATGACAAGTTTAATAATCAAGAAATTTTGTGGCAA aaaGCCATTGATGACCTTTTAAGGGAGCTTAACGATAAAGCGGACTTGATTCAACTAGTGTCATTGCAAAATGAGATTACAAAGTATCTTGACATGTTAAAAAGCAGAATGCATGCAATGTTTGAAATCGTGGGTGAACCTCGCGCAGCCGCTATTACAAGAAAATTACACCGCGATGCTGCATGTTTGTCCTGCGCTACTCCTGCCTGGATGGATGTTGAAGAGAATAGGACGGTGCCGGCATTGCCTGCCATGCAAGCGACTAGACCACCCACCATAGGAGCTGAAGCTAGTAAACCAAAAGAAGATGGTGATCATGGATTATGTTACCCAGGATATCCGCTGCCCCATCCTAGACACATAAA atcACACGTCTGTCAAAGATATTGTGGTGGATCGCACACTCTGATTAACAATACTATTAGTCGATCACCTCCTGGCATGATAATAAGTCCGTTACGGCAACCTTCTACCGGGCTTGGCACAGATAGGaag aTGAACAAGATTGAtgaaagtaaaacaaaaattccATGTTTGCCATGCAATGAACATATTCTTGCAACCCCTGAGCCTTCTGAAGCTGCACAGG TTCCAGAACATCCCGAAACTTCTTCCAATATGACTCCATCCGACTTTCGTCCAATGGAGGATTTCAGACCTCCGTCAATGGAACAAATATCCGTCACTCCCCCACCACCTCTGGATGAAGACTTTTGA
- the LOC115441137 gene encoding uncharacterized protein LOC115441137 isoform X2, which produces MSSSNTSIMSIGEMIDTAFGDTDVNIVNHKLLQTILFLLARQLRVLERRVKLEMGTGLPISSSSSLSVTEVKLHAMQKKKTKGSRKEGKHAKSAHEPVSSSDKTSSERSKDKSSSTKSTTDRTTTETTTSTGKSSSDKTSTDKSSSAKSTDKSTTEKSSTLTSTDKSASDKDKTTKKSSQDYQKLLEMIEEQRERELRVIHQRAQSREVGERTPTPMASLDSVEAQYEKLLIVERVPTKDGQAKSGTPRLSVVTQEQFAELAATVQELMAKFKPIGLPSFPENIELMQELRKNASLADAMAALQLAARLEAAEKTLNQMLLLVTELAKKTGIELTGSENDIETQLLLGIRGPTDKPLASPKSKKGAHPSQELIEIPVLPSPPPVVEPSPEILPSDKPSQLIDFVTYEELDSAMQELYDEIKKTITGITTRSTANADNAFKIATRMEQKLEASLNLGSRMDDLEILVSEYADQITALDTGLSSQMTNYQEQLTQMQHDLETGLENMAEQLANAGSDTTAVAELNGHFTNLQQDLDNSLISQKELKDNQQALSHDLEDLWKQIEKLRETKSDREEVTDALRDKAGIGALNGLVSLQQFDAVRGDFEKRIGAAYDKFNNQEILWQKAIDDLLRELNDKADLIQLVSLQNEITKYLDMLKSRMHAMFEIVGEPRAAAITRKLHRDAACLSCATPAWMDVEENRTVPALPAMQATRPPTIGAEASKPKEDGDHGLCYPGYPLPHPRHIKSHVCQRYCGGSHTLINNTISRSPPGMIISPLRQPSTGLGTDRKMNKIDESKTKIPCLPCNEHILATPEPSEAAQVPEHPETSSNMTPSDFRPMEDFRPPSMEQISVTPPPPLDEDF; this is translated from the exons atGTCGAGTTCTAACACGAGTATTATGAGTATCGGAGAAATGATAGACACTGCATTTGGGGATACCGAT gtgaaCATTGTAAATCACAAGCTTTTACAAACTATATTATTCTTACTTGCAAGACAACTAAGAGTTTTAGAGAGACGAGTTAAACTAGAGATGGGTACGGGATTACCAATATCTTCTAGTTCTAGCCTCTCCGTCACTGAAGTCAAATTGCACGCTAtgcaaaaaaagaaaacaaaaggtTCGAGAAAGGAAGGCAAACATGCAAAAAGTGCTCACGAACCAGTGTCTTCATCCGATAAAACCTCGTCTGAGAGATCTAAAGATAAATCAAGTTCAACTAAATCAACGACTGATCGAACGACGACTGAAACTACTACTTCTACGGGCAAATCTAGCTCGGATAAAACTTCCACTGACAAGTCTAGTTCTGCTAAATCCACTGATAAATCAACCACGGAAAAATCGTCCACCCTAACTTCTACGGATAAGTCGGCTTCGGATAAGGATAAAACAACCAAAAAATCT TCACAGGATTATCAAAAGCTTCTGGAAATGATCGAAGAACAAAGAGAACGGGAGCTACGAGTGATCCACCAG agagCACAGTCACGTGAAGTAGGAGAACGGACACCGACTCCTATGGCGTCACTCGATTCAGTGG AAGCTCAATACGAAAAACTGCTCATAG TTGAGAGAGTCCCAACTAAAGACGGCCAGGCAAAATCCG GGACTCCTAGGTTGTCCGTCGTTACACAAGAACAATTCGCGGAATTAGCAGCAACAGTTCAAGAACTAATGGCAAAATTCAAGCCAATCGGTTTACCAAGTTTTCCCGAAAACATTGAACTTATGCAAGAGCTACGAAAAAATGCGTCGCTTGCTGACGCTATGGCCGCTCTTCAACTTGCAGCTCGGCTAGAAGCGGCCGAAAAAACTCTCAATCAAATGTTATTGTTGGTCACGGAACTTGCAAAGAAAACGGGAATAGAATTGACTGGAAGCGAAAATGAC attgaAACCCAATTACTTTTGGGAATACGAGGGCCGACCGACAAGCCACTTGCATCTCCTAAATCAAAAAAAGGTGCACATCCATCGCAAGAGTTAATAGAGATTCCCGTATTGCCAAGTCCACCACCGGTTGTGGAACCTTCACCTGAGATATTGCCTTCAGATAAGCCTTCGCAACTGATTGATTTTGTTACCTACGAAGAATTAGA ttCAGCTATGCAAGAATTgtatgatgaaataaaaaaaacgatcaCAGGAATCACCACACGTAGTACTGCTAATGCAGATAACGCATTTAAAATAGCGACCAGAATGG aGCAAAAATTAGAAGCTTCCTTAAATCTTGGGAGCCGAATGGATGATTTAGAAATTTTGGTCTCAGAATATGCCGACCAAATAACAGCTTTAGACACCGGTCTATCGTCTCAG ATGACAAACTATCAAGAACAATTAACACAAATGCAACATGACCTAGAAACTGGATTGGAAAACATGGCAGAACAACTAGCCAATGCAGGCAGCGATACCACtg CTGTTGCAGAACTTAACGGACATTTCACCAATCTTCAACAAGATTTAGATAACTCATTAATTAGTCAAAAAGAATTAAAGGATAATCAACAGGCTTTATCTCATGATTTAGAA GATTTATGGAAGCAAATAGAAAAATTACGAGAAACAAAGTCAGATCGGGAAGAAGTGACTGACGCTCTTCGTGATAAAGCTGGAATTGGGGCCTTAAATGGATTAGTGTCTTTACAACAGTTTGACGCCGTCCGTGGAGATTTTGAGAAACGTATAGGAGCTGCTTATGACAAGTTTAATAATCAAGAAATTTTGTGGCAA aaaGCCATTGATGACCTTTTAAGGGAGCTTAACGATAAAGCGGACTTGATTCAACTAGTGTCATTGCAAAATGAGATTACAAAGTATCTTGACATGTTAAAAAGCAGAATGCATGCAATGTTTGAAATCGTGGGTGAACCTCGCGCAGCCGCTATTACAAGAAAATTACACCGCGATGCTGCATGTTTGTCCTGCGCTACTCCTGCCTGGATGGATGTTGAAGAGAATAGGACGGTGCCGGCATTGCCTGCCATGCAAGCGACTAGACCACCCACCATAGGAGCTGAAGCTAGTAAACCAAAAGAAGATGGTGATCATGGATTATGTTACCCAGGATATCCGCTGCCCCATCCTAGACACATAAA atcACACGTCTGTCAAAGATATTGTGGTGGATCGCACACTCTGATTAACAATACTATTAGTCGATCACCTCCTGGCATGATAATAAGTCCGTTACGGCAACCTTCTACCGGGCTTGGCACAGATAGGaag aTGAACAAGATTGAtgaaagtaaaacaaaaattccATGTTTGCCATGCAATGAACATATTCTTGCAACCCCTGAGCCTTCTGAAGCTGCACAGG TTCCAGAACATCCCGAAACTTCTTCCAATATGACTCCATCCGACTTTCGTCCAATGGAGGATTTCAGACCTCCGTCAATGGAACAAATATCCGTCACTCCCCCACCACCTCTGGATGAAGACTTTTGA
- the LOC115441137 gene encoding myosin-11 isoform X4 yields MASLDSVEAQYEKLLIVERVPTKDGQAKSGKRSSGTPRLSVVTQEQFAELAATVQELMAKFKPIGLPSFPENIELMQELRKNASLADAMAALQLAARLEAAEKTLNQMLLLVTELAKKTGIELTGSENDIETQLLLGIRGPTDKPLASPKSKKGAHPSQELIEIPVLPSPPPVVEPSPEILPSDKPSQLIDFVTYEELDSAMQELYDEIKKTITGITTRSTANADNAFKIATRMEQKLEASLNLGSRMDDLEILVSEYADQITALDTGLSSQMTNYQEQLTQMQHDLETGLENMAEQLANAGSDTTAVAELNGHFTNLQQDLDNSLISQKELKDNQQALSHDLEDLWKQIEKLRETKSDREEVTDALRDKAGIGALNGLVSLQQFDAVRGDFEKRIGAAYDKFNNQEILWQKAIDDLLRELNDKADLIQLVSLQNEITKYLDMLKSRMHAMFEIVGEPRAAAITRKLHRDAACLSCATPAWMDVEENRTVPALPAMQATRPPTIGAEASKPKEDGDHGLCYPGYPLPHPRHIKSHVCQRYCGGSHTLINNTISRSPPGMIISPLRQPSTGLGTDRKMNKIDESKTKIPCLPCNEHILATPEPSEAAQVPEHPETSSNMTPSDFRPMEDFRPPSMEQISVTPPPPLDEDF; encoded by the exons ATGGCGTCACTCGATTCAGTGG AAGCTCAATACGAAAAACTGCTCATAG TTGAGAGAGTCCCAACTAAAGACGGCCAGGCAAAATCCG GCAAACGTTCATCAGGGACTCCTAGGTTGTCCGTCGTTACACAAGAACAATTCGCGGAATTAGCAGCAACAGTTCAAGAACTAATGGCAAAATTCAAGCCAATCGGTTTACCAAGTTTTCCCGAAAACATTGAACTTATGCAAGAGCTACGAAAAAATGCGTCGCTTGCTGACGCTATGGCCGCTCTTCAACTTGCAGCTCGGCTAGAAGCGGCCGAAAAAACTCTCAATCAAATGTTATTGTTGGTCACGGAACTTGCAAAGAAAACGGGAATAGAATTGACTGGAAGCGAAAATGAC attgaAACCCAATTACTTTTGGGAATACGAGGGCCGACCGACAAGCCACTTGCATCTCCTAAATCAAAAAAAGGTGCACATCCATCGCAAGAGTTAATAGAGATTCCCGTATTGCCAAGTCCACCACCGGTTGTGGAACCTTCACCTGAGATATTGCCTTCAGATAAGCCTTCGCAACTGATTGATTTTGTTACCTACGAAGAATTAGA ttCAGCTATGCAAGAATTgtatgatgaaataaaaaaaacgatcaCAGGAATCACCACACGTAGTACTGCTAATGCAGATAACGCATTTAAAATAGCGACCAGAATGG aGCAAAAATTAGAAGCTTCCTTAAATCTTGGGAGCCGAATGGATGATTTAGAAATTTTGGTCTCAGAATATGCCGACCAAATAACAGCTTTAGACACCGGTCTATCGTCTCAG ATGACAAACTATCAAGAACAATTAACACAAATGCAACATGACCTAGAAACTGGATTGGAAAACATGGCAGAACAACTAGCCAATGCAGGCAGCGATACCACtg CTGTTGCAGAACTTAACGGACATTTCACCAATCTTCAACAAGATTTAGATAACTCATTAATTAGTCAAAAAGAATTAAAGGATAATCAACAGGCTTTATCTCATGATTTAGAA GATTTATGGAAGCAAATAGAAAAATTACGAGAAACAAAGTCAGATCGGGAAGAAGTGACTGACGCTCTTCGTGATAAAGCTGGAATTGGGGCCTTAAATGGATTAGTGTCTTTACAACAGTTTGACGCCGTCCGTGGAGATTTTGAGAAACGTATAGGAGCTGCTTATGACAAGTTTAATAATCAAGAAATTTTGTGGCAA aaaGCCATTGATGACCTTTTAAGGGAGCTTAACGATAAAGCGGACTTGATTCAACTAGTGTCATTGCAAAATGAGATTACAAAGTATCTTGACATGTTAAAAAGCAGAATGCATGCAATGTTTGAAATCGTGGGTGAACCTCGCGCAGCCGCTATTACAAGAAAATTACACCGCGATGCTGCATGTTTGTCCTGCGCTACTCCTGCCTGGATGGATGTTGAAGAGAATAGGACGGTGCCGGCATTGCCTGCCATGCAAGCGACTAGACCACCCACCATAGGAGCTGAAGCTAGTAAACCAAAAGAAGATGGTGATCATGGATTATGTTACCCAGGATATCCGCTGCCCCATCCTAGACACATAAA atcACACGTCTGTCAAAGATATTGTGGTGGATCGCACACTCTGATTAACAATACTATTAGTCGATCACCTCCTGGCATGATAATAAGTCCGTTACGGCAACCTTCTACCGGGCTTGGCACAGATAGGaag aTGAACAAGATTGAtgaaagtaaaacaaaaattccATGTTTGCCATGCAATGAACATATTCTTGCAACCCCTGAGCCTTCTGAAGCTGCACAGG TTCCAGAACATCCCGAAACTTCTTCCAATATGACTCCATCCGACTTTCGTCCAATGGAGGATTTCAGACCTCCGTCAATGGAACAAATATCCGTCACTCCCCCACCACCTCTGGATGAAGACTTTTGA
- the LOC115441137 gene encoding uncharacterized protein LOC115441137 isoform X1, translating to MSSSNTSIMSIGEMIDTAFGDTDVNIVNHKLLQTILFLLARQLRVLERRVKLEMGTGLPISSSSSLSVTEVKLHAMQKKKTKGSRKEGKHAKSAHEPVSSSDKTSSERSKDKSSSTKSTTDRTTTETTTSTGKSSSDKTSTDKSSSAKSTDKSTTEKSSTLTSTDKSASDKDKTTKKSSQDYQKLLEMIEEQRERELRVIHQRAQSREVGERTPTPMASLDSVEAQYEKLLIVERVPTKDGQAKSGKRSSGTPRLSVVTQEQFAELAATVQELMAKFKPIGLPSFPENIELMQELRKNASLADAMAALQLAARLEAAEKTLNQMLLLVTELAKKTGIELTGSENDIETQLLLGIRGPTDKPLASPKSKKGAHPSQELIEIPVLPSPPPVVEPSPEILPSDKPSQLIDFVTYEELDSAMQELYDEIKKTITGITTRSTANADNAFKIATRMEQKLEASLNLGSRMDDLEILVSEYADQITALDTGLSSQMTNYQEQLTQMQHDLETGLENMAEQLANAGSDTTAVAELNGHFTNLQQDLDNSLISQKELKDNQQALSHDLEDLWKQIEKLRETKSDREEVTDALRDKAGIGALNGLVSLQQFDAVRGDFEKRIGAAYDKFNNQEILWQKAIDDLLRELNDKADLIQLVSLQNEITKYLDMLKSRMHAMFEIVGEPRAAAITRKLHRDAACLSCATPAWMDVEENRTVPALPAMQATRPPTIGAEASKPKEDGDHGLCYPGYPLPHPRHIKSHVCQRYCGGSHTLINNTISRSPPGMIISPLRQPSTGLGTDRKMNKIDESKTKIPCLPCNEHILATPEPSEAAQVPEHPETSSNMTPSDFRPMEDFRPPSMEQISVTPPPPLDEDF from the exons atGTCGAGTTCTAACACGAGTATTATGAGTATCGGAGAAATGATAGACACTGCATTTGGGGATACCGAT gtgaaCATTGTAAATCACAAGCTTTTACAAACTATATTATTCTTACTTGCAAGACAACTAAGAGTTTTAGAGAGACGAGTTAAACTAGAGATGGGTACGGGATTACCAATATCTTCTAGTTCTAGCCTCTCCGTCACTGAAGTCAAATTGCACGCTAtgcaaaaaaagaaaacaaaaggtTCGAGAAAGGAAGGCAAACATGCAAAAAGTGCTCACGAACCAGTGTCTTCATCCGATAAAACCTCGTCTGAGAGATCTAAAGATAAATCAAGTTCAACTAAATCAACGACTGATCGAACGACGACTGAAACTACTACTTCTACGGGCAAATCTAGCTCGGATAAAACTTCCACTGACAAGTCTAGTTCTGCTAAATCCACTGATAAATCAACCACGGAAAAATCGTCCACCCTAACTTCTACGGATAAGTCGGCTTCGGATAAGGATAAAACAACCAAAAAATCT TCACAGGATTATCAAAAGCTTCTGGAAATGATCGAAGAACAAAGAGAACGGGAGCTACGAGTGATCCACCAG agagCACAGTCACGTGAAGTAGGAGAACGGACACCGACTCCTATGGCGTCACTCGATTCAGTGG AAGCTCAATACGAAAAACTGCTCATAG TTGAGAGAGTCCCAACTAAAGACGGCCAGGCAAAATCCG GCAAACGTTCATCAGGGACTCCTAGGTTGTCCGTCGTTACACAAGAACAATTCGCGGAATTAGCAGCAACAGTTCAAGAACTAATGGCAAAATTCAAGCCAATCGGTTTACCAAGTTTTCCCGAAAACATTGAACTTATGCAAGAGCTACGAAAAAATGCGTCGCTTGCTGACGCTATGGCCGCTCTTCAACTTGCAGCTCGGCTAGAAGCGGCCGAAAAAACTCTCAATCAAATGTTATTGTTGGTCACGGAACTTGCAAAGAAAACGGGAATAGAATTGACTGGAAGCGAAAATGAC attgaAACCCAATTACTTTTGGGAATACGAGGGCCGACCGACAAGCCACTTGCATCTCCTAAATCAAAAAAAGGTGCACATCCATCGCAAGAGTTAATAGAGATTCCCGTATTGCCAAGTCCACCACCGGTTGTGGAACCTTCACCTGAGATATTGCCTTCAGATAAGCCTTCGCAACTGATTGATTTTGTTACCTACGAAGAATTAGA ttCAGCTATGCAAGAATTgtatgatgaaataaaaaaaacgatcaCAGGAATCACCACACGTAGTACTGCTAATGCAGATAACGCATTTAAAATAGCGACCAGAATGG aGCAAAAATTAGAAGCTTCCTTAAATCTTGGGAGCCGAATGGATGATTTAGAAATTTTGGTCTCAGAATATGCCGACCAAATAACAGCTTTAGACACCGGTCTATCGTCTCAG ATGACAAACTATCAAGAACAATTAACACAAATGCAACATGACCTAGAAACTGGATTGGAAAACATGGCAGAACAACTAGCCAATGCAGGCAGCGATACCACtg CTGTTGCAGAACTTAACGGACATTTCACCAATCTTCAACAAGATTTAGATAACTCATTAATTAGTCAAAAAGAATTAAAGGATAATCAACAGGCTTTATCTCATGATTTAGAA GATTTATGGAAGCAAATAGAAAAATTACGAGAAACAAAGTCAGATCGGGAAGAAGTGACTGACGCTCTTCGTGATAAAGCTGGAATTGGGGCCTTAAATGGATTAGTGTCTTTACAACAGTTTGACGCCGTCCGTGGAGATTTTGAGAAACGTATAGGAGCTGCTTATGACAAGTTTAATAATCAAGAAATTTTGTGGCAA aaaGCCATTGATGACCTTTTAAGGGAGCTTAACGATAAAGCGGACTTGATTCAACTAGTGTCATTGCAAAATGAGATTACAAAGTATCTTGACATGTTAAAAAGCAGAATGCATGCAATGTTTGAAATCGTGGGTGAACCTCGCGCAGCCGCTATTACAAGAAAATTACACCGCGATGCTGCATGTTTGTCCTGCGCTACTCCTGCCTGGATGGATGTTGAAGAGAATAGGACGGTGCCGGCATTGCCTGCCATGCAAGCGACTAGACCACCCACCATAGGAGCTGAAGCTAGTAAACCAAAAGAAGATGGTGATCATGGATTATGTTACCCAGGATATCCGCTGCCCCATCCTAGACACATAAA atcACACGTCTGTCAAAGATATTGTGGTGGATCGCACACTCTGATTAACAATACTATTAGTCGATCACCTCCTGGCATGATAATAAGTCCGTTACGGCAACCTTCTACCGGGCTTGGCACAGATAGGaag aTGAACAAGATTGAtgaaagtaaaacaaaaattccATGTTTGCCATGCAATGAACATATTCTTGCAACCCCTGAGCCTTCTGAAGCTGCACAGG TTCCAGAACATCCCGAAACTTCTTCCAATATGACTCCATCCGACTTTCGTCCAATGGAGGATTTCAGACCTCCGTCAATGGAACAAATATCCGTCACTCCCCCACCACCTCTGGATGAAGACTTTTGA